From the Candidatus Woesearchaeota archaeon genome, the window GCCTGTTCCATAAGAACTGCTAGATCTTGATCACTATACGTTACTTTAACGCGAGCGATGTGCATGCCTACTTCTTTTCTGAATGCTCTAAAACTCCCCCAGTCCTTTTCGACGTCCTCGTCTGCCAATCGACATGCTTCTTCCAGTTTTTTTAGGTAGGTAACCAAGTCAGGAAGCATACGTACCTGTCGCACTTTTCCTGGCCTGCCTAATGATTCCTGTAAGGCATTATCATGATAGACCTCTCGCAAATCTCTGAAGAGTTCTCCAATAAACTTGACAAGTATTGCCAATAGTTGGTGATCTTTGGGAAGCTTCTCCAGCTGTGCTCTCTTCTCTGCAAGATATATTCGTTCTGGTTTTTCAGGCTGTGTCCCCCACAATGCCAGAAGTTTTCGTTCAATCTTGGTGAGATCATTGAGAAGATCACGGAGATGTTTATCATTCGAACCAATGCTTAAACGTTCTTTTTCTTTCCGGATAACCTCGTCGAGATAGCTACGCAGATGCTGAGGATCTGCCAACATGAACGCATTCTCCTCTTCTCTCAACCAGACAATCTCAGCCTGGCCATCCTTGCCAACAACTGTCTGAAGCTTCTCGAGCAGGATAGCTGTTCCTGGATCATGGGCATCTCTTCTATTCGCAATAAGCTTGTCAAGATGCTCAAGCATACCTTGGGCTGCACGATGCTTTACCTTGTCATCGCTTCGCGTACTTCGAAGTTTTGCTCGCGTTGATCGTAAGTCAGCAAGACTTTGCTGAAGCCATTGAATGTGGACATCTGCCATCTCTTCTGCCTTCTGAGAACGTTCAATAATATTTTCCTGAACAAAACGAAAAATCTCAAGATAGGTAGCGAGCAGTTTTTGAACTTCAGCCGTAAGGGCATGGTGATCTTTAGGAGTGTATCTCGGTTGACCAATGCTTCCGATGTAAGGAAACTTCAATATCTCTGCCATAGTTCACCTTGAGATGAGGAATAATTTAAGTGTTGTGGTTTGATTCCTCAGGTATATGTCCCTTCACAGCGCTTTCTCGCTCAACCTCATGAAGGAATTCTAAGAGTCTACTACTTCGCTCCCTTCCTACGAGAGCAATGCCCGTAAGAGACATTAATTGACCTTTAAATAATGGCTCAGAAAAGCTAGGAAGTTCTCTTCTTTGTTGAAGTGCATGTAAGAGAGCTGTTTCATAATCCTCTGTGGTCATTGGCTTTGCAGTTTCATCATAGGCAGGATTTTCTTTGGAGGGTGGTACATGCGCAAAATGATCTCTCGCTTCTTTTGGTGCTAGATAGTATTGCGCAACATACGTACCCATGTTACCGGCTCGAGCTTGATGTAGTCTTCCCCAGACAAGATCCTCTACTACTAAGGAAAAGAAGTCTACAAGCAATTGGAGAAGTTGCTGTGCAGTAATTAAATGTTCATCATACCTTTTCTGAAGCTCTGCACGCAACTCTTGATTCTGGATGAAATGCAATGCCTGCTCTACTCCTTGTTGTTCACTAAGCTGTACCATTTTTTTCACCTTGTTCTTTGTTAGTCATACTATGGACGTTCATTTACGATAATCACCTTAAGGGCCAGTCCCTCCTGCTGTACCTTGTCCTCCACTCCCTCCTGGTGTCGGAACTGGCAAAGGTGGTTGGGCAGGAGGAGGCTGAGGTGGAGGTTGTGCCTGTGGATTAATAACAATAGTTGACCCAATCTGAATAGGCTGCCCCATCGTGTTTGCAAGAGCCTGCAAAGCCGCAATATTACCTTGCATGTTCTGCTGGAGTTGCTGCTGCTGTGCTGCTGCTGCTGCTGCTGCTGCTGAAGGTGGTTGTGGACCTGCCTGACCCCCTCCTCTCATGAGGCGTCTAGGTATTCCGCTTATCCATCCGAGGGTACGGTTAACCCAGCCGGCTCTCTGTTGAGGTCCTCGTGAAGCTAAATACATGACGATAAACCCAGCAATGGCGTTTCCAATAAAGCTTCCACCAAAAAAGATTTTTGTAATACCTGGTGCTGCATCGAGACTTTTAAATGCAGTATTGGCAAGGGTGTTTACAATCCCATAGGCTATAGCGCCTGCAAGCGGAGCATTATCATTGCTCCCTGCCCTAACTGCACGATAGAGGATAAGTATCAAAATGTAGTATCCAAAGGTTATCAAGGTCTCAAAGCGTAAACCACTTTGTGCTGCCAAGATTGCGAGATAGATGGAAATCATCCACCATGCAGTGCTGCCAAGCCCCCCTCGTTGATTGCTTCCAATGAACGAATTAAAGGAAAAGTAGTACAGTAATGAGGCTCCGATAAGTACCCATAAATGGGGTGGCCGTAAGACAGCACAATCAGTACCATCATCATTGGCACAGTATACCGTAACACCATTAACCTCTTTACCATACATCTTCCATGTTTTAGAATCACCCAAGAGATAGGTCTTTCCTGTAGTAAACCAATCCATTTCCCAGATGTACTTACCTGCAGTTGGTGGTGGTGGAGGTGGAGTACCCGTAGTACCCGTACTAGCCAATAATCCCTGGAGGTTTGCTGCAACAACCAGAGCAAGAATAATAATAACAACCGTCGTCAAGTTACGATTGTGATCATCATTTAATGTTCTTGCCTGTGTGCTCCACATTGCTAGTAACCGAATGATAAAGAGACCAGCAGCAGCAAGAACTACTGCATTGACGAGGAAGTGTTTTTCGACATACTTGACTAGTGATGGATGCTTCCAGAAGTACACTCCACCGCCAATTTGATATGCGATGAAGATTGCAAGGCCGACAATAACGATATAAGCAAAAGTATTGTCAGTATCACTGGGTGTAGTGTTCCCTCTAATGAACTTTCCAATAAGGTAACGATAAGCAAGGTAGAGGACAAAGGCTATAATGAACACATTGATGAAGAACTCTGGAGTGAATAGTCCAGCAACTTTTCCCCATCCACCGCTTATCTTTCCTTTCAAGCTGTCATATTTGTTCTTAACAGTATCAGTAAGTGCAGCCTCGACAAGGAGCGTATGGGCTAAAAGGATCGTTAAAAGTATGAGGACCATGAGGTATCGTTTATTCATAGGCCCTCACCTTTTTTTGTCAACGCAGCAATAACTTCGTGATCAGCCACTAAACCTTGCTGCTGGAGGCGTATCCAGTGACGGAGTAATAGAGAAGGAATAGTAAAGGTGTTTTGCTGCTTTGCAACAAGATCCACTTCCATCAATCGTTCTAACAAACTCTTCGTAACAGGAGCACTGCGATAGATCTTTCGTGCAACATCGCTCAAACGCAATGCCTCATGATACGCCAGGACGTGAAGAATAACACGCAACAAACTCTGTCCTCGTGCTCGTGCGAGCGATTCCTGATACACATTACTACACCACTGATGCACGATGCTTTGCTCATCCAACAATTCCTCAAGGATTACTTTTTTAAGATTCTTTTCATGTGCGTGTTGATATCGTGTAACAATTGCTCGAATCAATGCAGGATGTCCATTGGTTATCTGAAGTAACAATGCACGTTCCTGTGACGAAAGTATTTGATGTTGGTGTACGAGCCACTTATCAAGGATTTCATGAGAAACTGGATGCCATGATTCGATAGTAAAACCATACTTCTGGAGCAGACGAGCATACTGAGTTTCCTGATGCGTCGCAGCTACACACGTCACTGTTGGCTGCTTTTGCAGTGCATCATGAAGAATGGCAAGCACATTTCCGATCTTTGGGAAGTTATTTAACTCATCAAGGTAATGGATATTATCAAGGTAAAGCACAAGCTCATTTGGAGTTGCTGCTGAAAGAAAAGAAAACGCT encodes:
- a CDS encoding ATP-binding protein, coding for MFRVLRSLNPDILFDSSFSLPSFTQGSQKHLVLLGPQQSGKTRTLQTSMQRITGKKEVVFVDLSQISTSPEGFAIAFMGHVLFWLQSKKWEEFPDYLNLEKLLQSSCSPAAMQKLQLVANELQKIKPNQLLLVQEAFSFLSAATPNELVLYLDNIHYLDELNNFPKIGNVLAILHDALQKQPTVTCVAATHQETQYARLLQKYGFTIESWHPVSHEILDKWLVHQHQILSSQERALLLQITNGHPALIRAIVTRYQHAHEKNLKKVILEELLDEQSIVHQWCSNVYQESLARARGQSLLRVILHVLAYHEALRLSDVARKIYRSAPVTKSLLERLMEVDLVAKQQNTFTIPSLLLRHWIRLQQQGLVADHEVIAALTKKGEGL